Proteins from a genomic interval of Oceanispirochaeta crateris:
- a CDS encoding sensor domain-containing diguanylate cyclase: MVETNTFPNVTCSVTGLALRQLEEWKDVAMGPSFSSGFKIIGTKTLVIEGRGFANFSAEVASVEYGINIVKTYMNSPPECLIIQDWKDFKNASWRARNYFMKNIVNDAALAGIIFCNATPRQEMSVLLAKKMKILNTDIRICNTYTEAALMAARFEQLGQLPEVRDSLLQKLRSWGKYRRDRAFNQPILDLLEYLNSIDWTSRKPRPSSYRIESNHPLLPIFDALTLIKSQLDKTTVERDQFMKSLLEQQEMLEEELENRTQKIREGEQYFSRILEYSPVSIVLLDKALNISYINQMVEDSFEYDRNDLKGVGVLETLFCHLDVAAEASLRSQLETLLPPPAEPGCYGPVEIQIPAKDGTIHFTETTFTSIEEGYLVTIVDVSLRKKAEEKLYSLSVTDSMTGFYNRRHYQDCMEKEFLRAERYGHPLTLIVFDVDFFKRINDQYGHPAGDAVLRHLAALSRDCFRTTDLQFRIGGEEFAILLPESSEDLGWVAAERFRRSVEVNSTPYEDILIPHTISLGIATTGDKTERVEDFIKRTDIALYQAKHLGRNRTETAFS, encoded by the coding sequence ATGGTTGAGACAAATACATTTCCAAATGTAACATGTTCTGTTACTGGTCTCGCTCTCAGACAACTGGAGGAGTGGAAGGATGTTGCCATGGGCCCTTCTTTTAGCAGTGGTTTCAAAATCATAGGAACGAAGACCCTTGTCATCGAAGGTCGCGGATTTGCCAATTTTTCTGCCGAGGTGGCGTCTGTCGAATACGGTATCAATATCGTTAAAACCTATATGAATTCTCCTCCTGAATGTCTGATTATTCAGGATTGGAAAGATTTTAAGAATGCTTCATGGAGAGCTCGTAATTACTTCATGAAAAACATAGTAAACGATGCTGCCCTGGCCGGTATCATTTTTTGCAACGCTACTCCGCGTCAGGAAATGAGCGTTCTTCTGGCTAAAAAAATGAAAATTCTGAATACGGACATACGAATCTGTAATACCTATACGGAGGCTGCCTTAATGGCCGCCCGCTTTGAACAGCTGGGTCAATTGCCGGAGGTAAGAGATTCATTGCTGCAAAAATTAAGATCCTGGGGCAAATACAGGAGAGATAGAGCCTTCAATCAGCCCATCCTCGATTTACTGGAGTACCTCAACAGCATAGACTGGACTTCCAGGAAACCCAGACCAAGCTCCTACAGAATTGAATCCAACCATCCTTTATTACCCATTTTTGATGCCCTCACTCTGATAAAGTCGCAGTTGGATAAAACAACGGTCGAACGGGATCAATTTATGAAGAGCCTTTTGGAACAGCAGGAAATGCTTGAAGAAGAACTTGAAAACAGGACTCAGAAGATCCGTGAAGGAGAACAGTATTTTTCAAGAATTCTGGAATACTCTCCTGTTAGTATTGTTCTTTTGGATAAGGCTCTGAACATAAGCTATATCAATCAGATGGTTGAGGATAGTTTTGAATACGACCGGAATGATTTAAAGGGAGTGGGGGTTTTGGAGACGCTCTTCTGCCATCTTGATGTTGCAGCAGAAGCATCTCTTCGAAGTCAGTTAGAGACTCTTTTGCCACCTCCTGCCGAGCCGGGCTGTTACGGCCCAGTCGAGATTCAGATCCCCGCGAAAGACGGAACCATTCATTTCACAGAAACGACATTTACATCCATAGAAGAAGGGTATCTTGTTACGATTGTGGATGTGAGTTTGAGAAAGAAAGCCGAAGAGAAACTGTATTCTCTTTCGGTGACCGATTCTATGACTGGATTTTACAATAGAAGACATTATCAGGACTGTATGGAGAAAGAATTCCTCCGGGCGGAACGATACGGACACCCTTTAACTCTCATTGTCTTTGACGTGGATTTCTTTAAAAGAATTAATGATCAATATGGTCATCCTGCCGGAGATGCTGTCCTCCGTCATCTAGCCGCTTTATCAAGAGACTGTTTTCGCACCACCGATCTTCAATTTCGAATTGGAGGGGAAGAATTTGCAATCCTGCTTCCCGAATCTTCTGAAGACCTGGGGTGGGTTGCGGCAGAACGATTTCGGCGCAGCGTTGAAGTAAACAGCACGCCCTATGAAGACATTCTCATTCCTCATACCATCAGCCTGGGAATTGCCACGACCGGAGATAAAACAGAGAGGGTCGAAGATTTTATCAAGAGGACAGATATTGCCCTATATCAGGCTAAGCATTTGGGTAGAAATCGCACTGAAACTGCATTTTCTTAA
- a CDS encoding alpha-L-rhamnosidase, which produces MLKISPIKCENLKNPIGLDSEIPRFSWVIESSHKNVIQKSYELETSTDEEFQNKIWKSGVVESSQSQYVDYKGPQLSAVTRYWVRVRITDTAGRTSSWSPTAFFETSLMNHGVWKAPFISSGEDKDPAKSSGWLFKKTVSVKEGLASARLYATALGVYEASVNGNRIGDQQMAPGWTNYSKRLLYQCYDITETLQEGENQIVAHVGAGWYKGDLAGWVGKRCIYGNRNAITMQILLVYKDKSQEWIMTDESWKTAKSPVISSEIYHGEEYDARREGHASWTMAERVPTAESIQITAQDGPLTLPQEILKPKEILVDKKGRSILDFGQNMTGVVRFKVRGKAGDRVKLKHAEILSPPGEFYTENLRSARQEILYTLKGEGTESYQPRFSFQGFRYVLVEEYPGQIQADNFEAIVLHSQMKKSGEFECSHPLLNQLHHNILWGMKGNFFDIPTDCPQRDERLGWTGDAQVFISTACTLMDTSGFFTKWLRDMRSEQNEKGGIPHVIPDVLQNASSQDDLLKGDHSATGWADAMTICPWEIYSQYGDRRILEENYDAMKSWVSYMRREARDEVIWDSGFHFGDWVALDAKEGSYFGATPNDLTATVFYANSVHIMIKTAKVLGFEDDLKEYSALYKRIVTAFQNEFFTNTGRLAVNTQTAHVLALYFNLAPKPFIRRTVDTLVRLLEAEDDHLLTGFLGTPYLCAALSRNGRLDKAYKLLLQEDYPSWLYQVKQGATTIWEHWDGLKPDGSLWSPDMNSFNHYAYGSVGYWMYTAVAGLSLDEDDPGYKTILFKPQPGGGLTRAQASQMTPYGKASISWEIKVKTYICTLVIPANAKGRLLLPGQEEWKELGSGEYTFQLDLPSSF; this is translated from the coding sequence ATGTTAAAAATCAGCCCCATAAAATGTGAGAACCTTAAAAACCCGATAGGGCTGGATTCTGAAATTCCCCGGTTTTCCTGGGTAATAGAAAGCAGTCATAAGAACGTCATCCAGAAATCATATGAACTGGAGACATCCACAGATGAAGAATTTCAGAATAAAATATGGAAGAGTGGCGTTGTAGAGAGCTCTCAGTCCCAATACGTCGACTATAAGGGCCCTCAGTTATCAGCTGTGACAAGATACTGGGTACGTGTCAGAATCACTGATACTGCTGGTCGTACCAGCTCATGGAGTCCTACGGCATTTTTTGAAACATCTCTTATGAATCACGGTGTCTGGAAGGCCCCGTTTATCTCCTCTGGAGAAGACAAAGACCCTGCAAAATCCTCCGGTTGGCTCTTTAAAAAAACTGTAAGCGTAAAAGAAGGTCTTGCTTCGGCCCGTCTTTATGCCACAGCCCTGGGTGTCTATGAAGCCTCTGTCAATGGAAATCGGATCGGAGATCAGCAGATGGCCCCAGGCTGGACAAATTATTCTAAACGTCTTCTTTATCAATGCTACGACATCACAGAGACCCTTCAGGAAGGAGAAAACCAGATCGTGGCTCATGTTGGAGCAGGTTGGTACAAGGGAGACCTGGCAGGATGGGTCGGAAAAAGATGCATTTATGGTAATAGGAATGCCATAACCATGCAAATACTCCTTGTTTACAAAGACAAAAGCCAGGAATGGATTATGACGGATGAATCCTGGAAAACTGCTAAGTCCCCGGTCATCAGTTCAGAAATATACCATGGAGAAGAGTACGATGCCCGCAGAGAAGGACATGCCTCCTGGACCATGGCAGAAAGGGTCCCCACAGCTGAATCGATACAAATCACAGCTCAGGATGGACCGTTGACACTTCCACAGGAAATATTAAAACCCAAAGAAATACTCGTAGATAAAAAGGGTCGTTCCATCCTGGATTTTGGGCAGAATATGACAGGGGTTGTCCGTTTTAAAGTCAGAGGAAAAGCAGGAGACAGAGTCAAGCTGAAGCATGCCGAGATTCTGAGCCCTCCGGGAGAATTCTACACAGAGAACCTCCGGTCTGCCCGACAGGAGATCCTTTATACCCTCAAGGGAGAAGGGACAGAAAGCTATCAACCCCGTTTCAGCTTTCAAGGCTTCCGGTATGTTCTGGTAGAAGAATATCCGGGACAGATTCAGGCAGACAATTTTGAAGCCATAGTTCTCCACAGCCAGATGAAAAAATCAGGAGAGTTTGAATGTTCCCATCCACTCCTGAATCAACTCCACCACAACATCCTTTGGGGAATGAAGGGTAACTTTTTTGATATACCCACCGACTGTCCCCAGCGGGATGAAAGACTGGGCTGGACAGGGGATGCCCAGGTTTTTATCAGTACCGCATGTACTCTGATGGATACCTCTGGGTTCTTTACCAAATGGCTGAGAGATATGAGGAGTGAGCAGAATGAGAAGGGAGGCATCCCCCATGTTATTCCAGATGTGCTCCAGAACGCATCCTCCCAGGACGATCTCCTCAAAGGGGACCATTCTGCTACAGGATGGGCTGATGCCATGACCATCTGTCCCTGGGAAATATACTCACAATACGGGGACAGACGGATACTGGAAGAAAACTATGACGCCATGAAGTCCTGGGTTTCTTACATGCGCCGTGAAGCCAGAGATGAAGTGATTTGGGACAGCGGATTCCACTTCGGAGACTGGGTAGCCTTAGATGCCAAAGAAGGCAGTTACTTTGGGGCCACTCCCAATGATCTGACAGCCACTGTGTTCTATGCCAATTCGGTCCATATCATGATCAAGACTGCAAAAGTTCTTGGATTTGAGGATGATCTCAAAGAATACTCAGCTCTTTATAAACGCATTGTCACAGCATTTCAGAATGAGTTTTTCACGAACACAGGCCGCCTAGCCGTGAATACTCAAACAGCTCATGTTCTGGCACTGTATTTTAATTTAGCACCCAAACCATTCATTAGACGGACAGTAGATACCCTGGTAAGACTCCTGGAAGCTGAGGATGATCATCTTCTCACAGGATTCCTGGGTACACCCTATCTCTGTGCCGCCTTAAGCCGTAACGGCCGGTTGGATAAGGCCTATAAACTCCTTCTTCAAGAGGATTACCCCTCCTGGCTATATCAGGTCAAACAGGGAGCAACCACCATATGGGAACATTGGGATGGTTTAAAGCCTGACGGTAGCCTCTGGAGTCCTGATATGAATTCCTTTAATCACTATGCCTATGGCTCTGTGGGATACTGGATGTATACTGCCGTCGCGGGACTCTCCCTGGATGAGGATGATCCTGGGTATAAGACGATCCTGTTCAAGCCGCAACCCGGAGGAGGACTAACTCGGGCGCAAGCCAGTCAGATGACGCCCTATGGAAAAGCCTCTATCTCCTGGGAAATCAAGGTTAAAACATACATATGTACCTTGGTGATTCCTGCAAACGCGAAAGGTCGTCTTCTTCTCCCGGGTCAGGAGGAATGGAAAGAGCTGGGATCAGGGGAGTACACCTTCCAATTGGATTTACCCTCCTCATTTTAA
- a CDS encoding sensor histidine kinase → MATISFQKRLILVYSFFVTILVVMISSFYFLYSFSEREKQIKDDLINRGEQMASQLDTVLSTMDFVTIDLMSQWDFMPALATLSIFDRENPDNRQALVDALLTVEKSLYRYSIMRDFHRVAVYTPKGDFFSNNFIPRPASDIIKSWINDNPILKEVERRKGKILILSPYPDHWQKENKIQVFGLMRAIIGQKVSDIHGYIEVQNPYSLIEEIFTLPEDMGISVDVRTDEGMILYQSGQKWASQKGFSFATQLEYSHIKIKLNRSRKESLSSLYSFIFLYIIAVLCILILSLVFVRYFTLELTKPLEKLTRHINSIDLGTLPRPVDLKSSHNEIESLNYAFTLLQNRLNESIKREIVSHSLQVQANFDSLQAQVNPHFLFNILNVISSMGLESDTLEICEMCDHIASMLRYSTSTQQRDSSIRHEIEHVTDFLVLLKKRYEHKLTYSFHVNEAILDLKIPKIILQPLVENSVDHNFQSGRQSIHIEISGGPLKSPGGWYLEIQDDGCGIQREKLKNLKEEMKTVREQITIKKEIVELNLGGLGLVNTYIRLLLYFDKRLSFEIENRTSSGVRIRISAQGEDS, encoded by the coding sequence ATGGCAACCATTAGTTTCCAGAAACGACTCATTCTGGTTTACTCATTCTTTGTGACCATCCTGGTTGTGATGATCAGTTCATTCTACTTTCTCTATTCCTTCTCGGAAAGAGAAAAACAGATTAAGGATGATCTGATCAACCGGGGTGAACAGATGGCGAGCCAACTGGACACGGTTCTATCCACCATGGACTTTGTAACCATTGATCTAATGTCCCAATGGGATTTCATGCCTGCCCTGGCAACCCTTTCTATTTTTGACAGAGAGAACCCCGACAACAGACAAGCCCTCGTGGACGCCCTGCTCACCGTGGAGAAATCCCTGTACCGCTATTCCATAATGAGAGACTTTCATAGAGTGGCGGTCTACACTCCCAAGGGTGATTTTTTTTCCAATAACTTTATACCCCGTCCAGCTTCGGATATAATAAAAAGTTGGATAAATGATAATCCAATCCTGAAAGAAGTTGAAAGAAGGAAGGGAAAGATCCTAATTCTCTCACCTTATCCCGATCATTGGCAGAAAGAAAATAAGATTCAGGTGTTTGGTCTCATGCGGGCAATAATAGGACAAAAAGTAAGCGATATTCATGGCTATATTGAGGTGCAAAACCCTTACTCTCTCATCGAGGAAATTTTTACCCTCCCGGAAGATATGGGGATCAGTGTTGATGTCAGGACCGATGAAGGAATGATTTTATATCAGAGCGGTCAAAAATGGGCCTCTCAAAAGGGATTTTCCTTTGCAACCCAACTGGAATATTCTCATATAAAAATAAAGCTCAACCGATCCAGAAAAGAAAGTCTCTCTTCCCTGTATTCATTTATATTCCTATATATAATTGCCGTATTATGCATTCTTATTCTGTCACTGGTATTTGTCCGGTATTTTACACTCGAATTGACAAAACCCCTGGAAAAACTGACCCGCCATATCAATTCGATTGATCTTGGTACCCTGCCCCGTCCTGTGGATCTAAAAAGTTCACACAATGAAATTGAATCTCTAAACTATGCGTTCACCCTTCTCCAAAATCGTCTGAATGAATCAATAAAGAGAGAAATTGTCTCCCATTCTCTGCAAGTCCAGGCTAATTTTGATTCACTTCAGGCCCAGGTGAATCCTCATTTTCTCTTCAATATCCTCAATGTGATCTCCAGTATGGGCCTTGAAAGTGATACTCTTGAGATATGTGAAATGTGCGACCATATTGCATCCATGTTGCGTTACTCCACCTCAACCCAACAGAGAGATTCATCCATCAGGCATGAAATTGAACATGTAACCGATTTTCTTGTTCTTTTAAAGAAAAGATATGAACATAAATTAACCTACTCTTTTCATGTGAATGAAGCGATTTTAGACCTCAAAATTCCAAAGATCATCCTTCAGCCTTTAGTTGAAAATAGTGTAGATCATAATTTTCAAAGCGGCAGACAGTCGATTCATATAGAGATTAGTGGCGGACCTCTCAAATCTCCAGGAGGCTGGTATCTGGAAATACAGGATGACGGATGCGGTATCCAGAGGGAGAAACTAAAAAATCTTAAAGAAGAAATGAAAACAGTCAGAGAACAAATCACCATCAAAAAAGAGATCGTAGAGTTGAATCTAGGAGGACTGGGATTGGTGAATACCTACATCCGGCTCCTCCTGTATTTTGATAAACGACTTTCCTTTGAGATTGAGAACAGGACATCCTCAGGAGTCAGGATAAGAATTTCGGCCCAAGGGGAGGATTCATGA
- a CDS encoding response regulator transcription factor, with amino-acid sequence MIFSVLIVEDEPAAMRHLKMIVEKRCPGFSVTNTAENGLEALEILQSHHPDLLITDIRMPHCDGLQLTQKVKQLYPDIQTIILSGYQEFEYARKAIQYEVVEYLLKPINIQAFEALLAGIHIRLSQKSYWKTHKNIQHILSSKIIENSIKTDKSSYRMAVVRINGLHPKFHKKVCYNPSESIRSLLMNPLPENEKMNLYLFTGRDNNEYYILCPVDEIHYSRFRTIIEEFSLNIPACQYYTAALSLDFSITKITDVLDVLYSLLREKTLLGISQILYDQGREKLQRNYVELGSVFLRNTEFLVKKKALNQLRDPLKNWLHECRSNKVSLLQIEMEFSLFLNHLLGFCSDKNRLRIETGIMMDKVSQDVGDYDTLLNNFMSIILHIQEDTRKAPPVMGCRESFQMITEYVEQHMAEDLSIPLLCEEFCISQSYLNKLFHRYEKMSVIEYIRMRRVTISIELMKKSPHIPIKEISRIVGYEDSSYFSRVFKCQTGFSPRQYLAQKD; translated from the coding sequence ATGATATTCTCTGTCCTCATCGTAGAAGATGAACCGGCGGCCATGAGGCATCTCAAAATGATCGTTGAAAAAAGATGTCCTGGATTTTCAGTGACAAATACAGCAGAAAACGGACTTGAGGCTCTCGAGATTCTCCAGTCTCACCATCCCGATCTACTCATAACAGACATAAGGATGCCCCATTGCGACGGACTGCAACTCACCCAAAAGGTCAAACAGCTGTATCCGGATATACAGACCATCATCCTCAGCGGATATCAGGAATTTGAATACGCACGGAAGGCCATACAGTATGAGGTAGTGGAATACCTGTTGAAACCCATTAATATACAGGCTTTTGAGGCATTATTAGCGGGAATTCATATACGGTTGAGCCAAAAATCATATTGGAAAACCCACAAGAATATACAGCATATTCTTTCCTCCAAAATAATTGAAAACAGCATTAAAACAGACAAATCCAGTTATAGAATGGCTGTTGTCAGAATAAATGGCCTTCATCCAAAGTTCCACAAGAAAGTCTGTTATAATCCTTCAGAATCCATCCGGTCACTCCTCATGAACCCTCTTCCCGAAAACGAAAAGATGAATCTATACCTCTTTACCGGAAGAGATAACAATGAGTATTACATCCTCTGCCCTGTGGATGAAATCCATTATAGTCGATTCAGAACGATTATCGAAGAATTCAGCCTCAATATTCCCGCTTGCCAATACTATACAGCCGCCCTGTCTCTCGACTTCTCCATCACAAAAATTACGGATGTCCTGGATGTTCTATACAGCCTCCTGAGAGAAAAGACTCTTCTAGGGATATCGCAGATTTTATATGATCAAGGTAGGGAAAAACTCCAGAGAAACTATGTTGAATTAGGTTCTGTTTTTCTCAGAAATACAGAATTTCTGGTCAAAAAGAAGGCCCTGAATCAGTTAAGAGATCCTCTTAAAAACTGGCTACACGAATGCCGGTCTAACAAGGTGAGTCTCCTCCAGATAGAGATGGAATTCAGCCTCTTTTTAAACCACCTGCTCGGATTCTGCAGTGATAAGAACAGACTCCGGATTGAAACAGGAATCATGATGGACAAAGTCTCACAAGACGTAGGAGATTATGACACTCTCCTTAATAATTTTATGTCTATCATCCTGCATATTCAGGAAGACACAAGAAAAGCCCCTCCGGTTATGGGTTGCAGAGAGTCCTTCCAGATGATCACAGAATATGTAGAACAGCATATGGCAGAAGACCTATCTATTCCTCTCCTCTGTGAGGAATTCTGCATTTCACAGTCCTATTTGAATAAGCTTTTTCATAGATATGAAAAAATGAGTGTAATTGAATACATACGGATGCGCCGTGTTACGATCAGCATAGAGCTAATGAAGAAGTCACCCCACATCCCTATCAAGGAGATATCCAGAATTGTAGGGTATGAGGATTCGTCCTATTTCAGTAGAGTATTCAAATGTCAAACTGGATTTTCTCCCAGGCAATACCTGGCTCAGAAAGATTGA